Below is a window of Streptomyces qaidamensis DNA.
GTCGGTGGGGGAGTACCTGCCCGGGCTGACGGAGTGGATCGGGCGGGTGCGGGCCGGTCTCGACGAGGCCGACGCGGAGTACCCGTTCCTCCTCTACGGCACGGACTGGCTGGCCTTCGCGCACCTGGTGATCGCGGTCGCCTTCTACGGGCCCTACCGCGACCCCGTCCGCAACATCTGGGTCGTCGAGTTCGGCATGATCGCCTGCGCGGGGATCATCCCGCTCGCCCTGATCTGCGGGCCGCTCCGCGGAATCCCCTTCTGGTGGTCCGTGATCGACATGGCCTTCGGAGTGTTCGGGGTGATCCCGCTGTACGTCGTCCGGCAGCGGATCAAGCGGCTGGAGGCGCTGACCGCGCCCCCGGCCGCCCCGGCGTTCGGCGGCTGAGAAAAACTGTTATCCCGAGAACCTTCACGCCGTCTCCCCGCATGTGATCCCCCCCATGGTCAAGACCCCCGTCCTGCCTGAGAGGGTGCGTGCGGAGAAGTACCGATCCCGGCAGGCGAGAGGCTCCCGTGGACAGTGAGCAATGGCGCGCCGTCATCACGGCGGCGCAGGCCGGCGACCGGCGGGCGCTGGACGAACTGGTCGCGGGCTGGCTGCCGCTGGTCTACAACATCGTGGGCCGGGCCCTGAACGGTCACGCCGACGTCGACGACGTCGTGCAGGAGACCATGCTGCGCGCCGTCGGCAACCTGGGTTCGCTGCGCGACCCCGACAGCTTCCGGTCCTGGCTGGTGGCGATCGCCATGCGGCAGATCCGCGACCGGGCCCGGCGCAAGACCCCGGACCGGCTGGAGGAGGCACCGGCCTCCGACTTCGCCGACCTGACCGTGCTGCGGCTCCAGTTGGAAGGGCAGCGGCGCGAGGTCGCCGAGGCGGTGCGGTGGCTCGACGACGAGGACCGCCGGCTGCTGTCGCTGTGGTGGCTGGAGGTCGCGGGCGAGCTGACCCGGCGCGAACTGGCCGCCGCCGTCGGCATCACCCGGCAGCACGCCGCCGTGCGCGTCCAGCGGATGAAGGAGCGCCTGGAGACCTCGCGCGGCATCGTCCGCGCCCTCGACGGTGCCTGCCCCGGCCTGCGCGAGGTCACCGGCCGCTGGGACGGCCGGCCCGACTCGGTGTGGCGCAAGCGGCTGGCCCGGCACATCCGCGGCTGCGGCTACTGCGGCGACACCCGCGAGGCCGTCGTCCCGGCCGAACGCCTCCTGGTCGGCATCGCCCTCGTCCCGCTGCCCGTCGGGTTCACCCTGTCGCTCGCCTTCGGCGGCAAGACGGCCGTGGCCGCCACCTCCGCCGGCTGGTCCAAGCTGCTCGGCGCGCTCACCAAGCCGGCCGTCGCGGTGACGGCGAGCGCGACGATCGTCGCGGGCGGCGCCTTCGTCGTCACCCAGCCGCCGGACGCCCCGCCGCCCCGGGCCGCGGTCACGCCCACGGCGACGGCCACGTCCGAACCGCCGCCTTCCGCCGGCCCCACCTCCACGCCCACCTCCACGCCCACTTCCACGCCCTCCCCGTCGGCGAAGAGGAAGACCGACCCGTACGGCACGGTCGTCGACGCCGTCGACCGCGCCCCCGAC
It encodes the following:
- a CDS encoding RNA polymerase sigma factor, whose translation is MDSEQWRAVITAAQAGDRRALDELVAGWLPLVYNIVGRALNGHADVDDVVQETMLRAVGNLGSLRDPDSFRSWLVAIAMRQIRDRARRKTPDRLEEAPASDFADLTVLRLQLEGQRREVAEAVRWLDDEDRRLLSLWWLEVAGELTRRELAAAVGITRQHAAVRVQRMKERLETSRGIVRALDGACPGLREVTGRWDGRPDSVWRKRLARHIRGCGYCGDTREAVVPAERLLVGIALVPLPVGFTLSLAFGGKTAVAATSAGWSKLLGALTKPAVAVTASATIVAGGAFVVTQPPDAPPPRAAVTPTATATSEPPPSAGPTSTPTSTPTSTPSPSAKRKTDPYGTVVDAVDRAPDPDARPAALPRRPESGITSTGGPRAVMQHRGDSVTLSGQGYVLVRWQISPHARPGAVVMPTWTGLKGKLFHVASGGSRRMDDPLPGAPNGYVTGMGGPDIGYAVLPPGTQQMWQNEYFYLDGTVTLNQNERGCDYGIAVSPSNRDAVVKDVNEGPADGALRYGLVRDTGTDSAPVPQYLTRSAPADPATVPQRSRV